One region of Mesobacillus boroniphilus genomic DNA includes:
- a CDS encoding cytochrome c-type biogenesis protein CcmH has translation MNRKILLTTLLLLIVIPGMTTAFTYNSKEFKHIIGQLDMQGHADHELSTCSVKKIYYDEVVEMLNGGKSEPEIIQSYVDEYGQAALRTPGGGKSGWIAWGMPAAGVGIGSVIVGVWLRKLTVKKAETKLEAKTAWSSEIEKEIAAKTFDEERRKLF, from the coding sequence GTGAACAGGAAAATTCTCTTAACAACACTCCTTTTGCTTATCGTGATTCCTGGCATGACAACAGCTTTTACGTATAATTCGAAGGAATTCAAACACATCATCGGTCAGCTTGATATGCAGGGGCATGCTGACCACGAGTTGTCCACCTGTTCAGTAAAGAAGATTTACTACGATGAAGTGGTTGAGATGCTGAACGGTGGTAAATCAGAACCGGAAATCATCCAATCCTATGTTGATGAATACGGGCAGGCTGCCTTGAGAACTCCGGGCGGCGGCAAAAGTGGCTGGATTGCCTGGGGGATGCCAGCGGCAGGAGTTGGCATTGGCAGTGTGATTGTCGGTGTCTGGCTCAGAAAATTGACAGTCAAGAAGGCAGAAACAAAGCTTGAGGCGAAGACAGCATGGAGTTCGGAAATCGAGAAAGAAATTGCTGCAAAAACATTTGACGAAGAGCGCCGGAAGCTTTTCTAG